From a single Nymphaea colorata isolate Beijing-Zhang1983 chromosome 4, ASM883128v2, whole genome shotgun sequence genomic region:
- the LOC116252947 gene encoding transcription factor bHLH93-like, with product MEVDEVFEEFLALRRELLESYPGEMNEFLADGSNLNDFHRNPSSYFPQSPFLPTANCEQLTAAPSSFNEPTISSQSTLGCSLDAVFPYKDGFLAAPDMAFSSSETPTFFPLVEDDELGFLCKSLCSSDSKEGISKQSMAQALGIPEFEASGAETGTRSRQLKRRLEGQPSKNLMAERRRRKRLNDRLSMLRSVVPRISKMDRTSILGDTIDYTKELLARIKSLQEEVDLSEDSCNHLNLLNFFKQLEQNQALVRNTPRFDVERKGADTRIDVCCAAKPGLLLSTISTIEALGLEIQQCVISCFNDFGMQASCREEGEQMTRLRSEDIKQALLRNAGYGGRCN from the exons atggaagttgATGAAGTGTTTGAGGAGTTCCTGGCCTTGAGAAGAGAGCTGCTGGAGAGCTACCCCGGTGAAATGAATGAGTTTCTTGCAGATGGTAGCAATTTGAATGATTTTCACAGGAACCCATCTTCCTATTTCCCACAATCGCCATTTCTACCAACCGCAAACTGTGAACAGCTCACTGCTGCACCTTCCTCATTTAATGAGCCCACCATTTCCTCCCAATCAACACTTGGGTGCTCCTTGGATGCAGTTTTCCCATACAAAGATGGGTTTTTGGCAGCCCCTGATATGGCCTTCTCTTCATCCGAGACACCAACTTTTTTCCCACTGGTTGAGGATGATGAGTTGGGGTTCTTATGCAAGAGCCTCTGCAGCTCAGACTCAAAGGAGGGCATATCTAAGCAGAGCATGGCCCAAGCACTCGGGATACCAGAGTTCGAGGCAAGTGGTGCAGAGACAGGGACGAGAAGTAGGCAATTGAAGAGGAGACTGGAAGGGCAACCTTCCAAGAATCTCATGGCtgagaggaggagaaggaagaggtTGAATGACAGGCTTTCTATGCTTAGATCTGTTGTTCCAAGAATCAGCAAG ATGGACAGGACTTCCATCCTTGGTGATACTATTGATTATACCAAGGAACTCCTCGCCAGAATCAAATCCCTCCAAGAAGAAGTAGATCTATCCGAGGATAGCTGCAATCATCTAAATCTCCTGAACTTTTTCAAGCAGCTAGAACAGAATCAGGCTCTAGTGAGGAACACGCCCAGG TTTGACGTAGAAAGAAAAGGTGCAGATACAAGGATAGATGTCTGCTGTGCAGCAAAACCAGGATTATTGCTGTCAACAATCAGCACTATAGAAGCCCTTGGGCTTGAAATTCAGCAATGTGTTATAAGTTGCTTCAATGATTTTGGAATGCAAGCTTCTTGCAGAGAG GAAGGGGAGCAGATGACACGGTTAAGGTCTGAAGATATTAAGCAAGCACTATTAAGAAATGCAGGTTATGGAGGAAGGTGTAACTGA